The Eriocheir sinensis breed Jianghai 21 chromosome 21, ASM2467909v1, whole genome shotgun sequence genome includes a region encoding these proteins:
- the LOC127001562 gene encoding uncharacterized PE-PGRS family protein PE_PGRS54-like isoform X35: MWKVVVVAAALSVAAVAGEGGQEAQLSGPGLSLGELLRGSRESSGEYRVRHFGRGGGDDDDSEEFPPLMPYEFAYEVKDDATTNYQNRVEFVEDGVLRGSYSLLSPDGVVRTSVYSDTGNGFEVTLHEVPTDIVVIGSGLPGDPALKAGGTYRYYDSRDSGSRESFRPSFSRSGGFEAFSKASEGFDGSSRGSAIFSSSSNRDFSSKNKQSSREESSRREESERREESSRRDESRREESSRRDESRREESEGSRFEFLTNDKSALEAFDRESASQGFSGGSRDSEASSRRKESRREESEGYKYELLTNDKSALEAFDRESASQGFSGGSRDSEASSRHEESGGFGEFSHAFASSFSQQGGSGGGSGGGSGGGSGGGSGGGLGGGFGGGSGGGSEGGSGGSRGGFGGGSEGGSLGGSGGSSGGSGGGSGGGFVGTGSGSGHGGSGGGSGGGYEGGLGGGSGGGFGGGSEGGSFGGEFGGSGGGSGGGSDGGSGGGSSGGSGGGSGGGFVGTGGGSGHGGSSGGSDGGSGGGFGGGSGGSGGGSHGGSSGSGGGSGGGSGGSGRGSHGGSGGSGGGSGGGSHGGLGGSGGGFGGEFGGSGGGSGGGSGGSGGGSGGGSGGSGGGSHGGSGGSGGGSHGGSGGSGGGFGGGSGGSGGGSHGGSGGSDGGFGGGSGGSGGGFGVGSGGSGGGSHGGSGGSDGGFGGEFGGSGGGFGGEFSGSGGGSHGGSGGSDGGFGGGSGGSGGGFGVGSGGSGGGSHGGSGGSDGGFGGGSGGSGGGSHGGSGGSDGGFGGGSGGSGGGSHGGSSGSGGEFGGGFGGSGGGSHGGSGGSDGGFGGGSGGSGGGSHGGSSGSDGGFGGGSGGSGGGSHGGSGGSGDGFGGGSGGGSDGGSGGSGGEFGGGSGGSFGGSHGGSGGSGGGSGGGSGGSGGGSDGGSGSGSGGSGGGFGGGSGGSHGGSGASGGGSGGGSSGSGGGSHGGSGGGFGGGSGGSGGGSHGGSGGSGGRSGGGSSGGSDGGSGGGFGGGLDIGLGFGTDGPGGSGSGIELGLGLGGGPGIELGFGTDGPGGFGGEPGGSGGGFGGGPGGSGGGSHGGSGGSGGGSGGGSGGSGGGFDGGSGGGSGVSGGGFGGGLDIGLGFGAGDGPGGSGGGLGGSVGGFGGRPGGSDGGFGDGSGGSGGFGGGFGGGPGGGFGGGSGGSGGSGGFGGGFGGGPGGGFGGGSGGSGGFGGGFGGGPGGGFGGGSGGSGGGSGGGAGGSGGGVSGGGAGGGGVNLQDKAVFIIHPDFFKTGAGAGLTGLPEVTEPIIIVSDNKFAQGGGGAGVGFSNALGGGGFAGAFSSVNRLGEAAAADTTAAHSSGAASTATAEEVSTSSGKSGSTSTSAIESASSLGSASISASSPSSEGFVASTFSSNGLTVGSATGDSTSASSGSFGRSTIENVSSSASAAEGASSSGATKSASFSSASESSGSATDGASFLTSASEGGSSSHGSVSSGSGTEGAFLFDASGSSLGSAAEVDTSLGSAAEVASSSSATEVASSGSAAEVTFSGSAAEVASSSGAAEVTSSNSAAEVTSSNAAAAASSGSAAEGVSSSSSGGFDASTFNSRKLSVESSTKDSSSSSSRKGGVLTITSSSLDGSSGINKAVTDESSGRGQSVLDSGASGGTKNIEKAANAKPASSGQIGLNGFSTSFSEGGSQQFIISSSGDASRFDSHRFSSSGSGGSSSSGASSSAILHSQSGGDLKLQAPDQLLKILNPGQTARGLQGIRGSSGQGGAVFFTQETDLASSQGGKTSITQLPVTRVTTVTHLPDDSKQGSSILKIAGSSTGFKNNQNVFTSPPSGAARFFASASNTKTFQASGKKSAGNKIVSISGSGTLTTLPTGDTVLALGSKQPIAISTSQGVIRNSRRTAPFSTTNSRQQRPRRIRGRLLRSL, from the exons CCACTCATGCCCTACGAGTTCGCATACGAGGTGAAAGACGACGCCACGACCAATTACCAGAACAGAGTGGAGTTCGTTGAGGATGGCGTGTTGCGGGGGAGCTACAGCCTCCTCTCCCCTGACGGTGTGGTTCGAACTTCCGTCTATTCCGACACCGGCAATGGCTTCGAG GTGACCCTCCACGAAGTGCCAACAGACATCGTGGTCATCGGCTCAGGCCTCCCTGGTGACCCCGCGCTCAAGGCCGGGGGCACGTACAGGTACTACGACTCTCGCGACTCAGGCTCAAGGGAGTCCTTCCGGCCATCTTTCAGCAGGAGCGGTGGATTTGAGGCTTTCTCTAAAGCATCAGAAGGGTTTGACGGGTCTTCAAGAGGGTCAGCTATCTTTAGTTCATCGAGCAACAGAGACTTTTCATCGAAAAATAAACAGTCAAGTCGCGAAGAGTCATCCAGGCGCGAAGAATCGGAAAGGCGCGAAGAATCGTCGAGACGCGATGAGTCAAGACGCGAAGAATCGTCGAGACGCGATGAGTCAAGACGCGAAGAATCCGAAGGCTCCAGATTTGAATTTTTAACGAATGACAAGAGTGCCTTGGAAGCCTTCGACAGGGAGAGCGCCAGCCAAGGCTTCTCTGGTGGGTCTAGGGACTCCGAGGCTTCGTCGAGACGCAAAGAGTCAAGACGCGAAGAATCCGAAGGCTACAAATATGAATTGTTGACGAATGACAAGAGTGCCTTGGAAGCCTTCGACAGGGAGAGCGCCAGCCAAGGCTTCTCTGGCGGGTCTAGGGACTCCGAGGCTTCGTCGAGACACGAAGAGTCTGGAGGCTTTGGAGAGTTCTCGCATGCCTTCGCGTCATCGTTCTCCCAGCAGGGAGGATCTGGAGGTGGATCAGGTGGTGGATCTGGAGGTGGATCAGGTGGTGGATCTGGTGGTGGATTAGGTGGTGGATTTGGTGGTGGATCAGGTGGTGGATCTGAGGGTGGATCAGGTGGATCAAGAGGTGGATTCGGTGGTGGATCTGAGGGTGGATCATTAGGTGGATCTGGAGGATCAAGTGGTGGATCTGGTGGTGGATCAGGGGGTGGATTTGTTGGAACTGGTAGTGGATCAGGTCACGGTGGATCTGGTGGTGGATCAGGTGGTGGATATGAGGGTGGATTAGGTGGTGGATCAGGGGGTGGATTCGGTGGTGGATCTGAGGGTGGATCATTTGGTGGTGAATTTGGTGGATCAGGTGGTGGATCTGGTGGTGGATCAGATGGTGGATCTGGAGGTGGGTCAAGTGGTGGATCTGGTGGTGGATCAGGGGGTGGATTTGTTGGAACTGGTGGTGGATCAGGTCACGGTGGATCAAGTGGTGGATCTGACGGTGGATCAGGTGGCGGATtcggtggtggttctggtggatCAGGTGGGGGATCACATGGTGGTTCAAGTGGATCAGGTGGCGGATccggtggtggttctggtggatCAGGTCGCGGATCACATGGTGGTTCTGGTGGATCAGGTGGCGGATCAGGTGGCGGATCACATGGTGGTTTAGGTGGATCAGGTGGCGGATTCGGTGGTGAATTTGGTGGATCAGGTGGCGGATccggtggtggttctggtggatCAGGTGGCGGATccggtggtggttctggtggatCAGGTGGGGGATCACATGGTGGTTCTGGTGGATCAGGTGGCGGATCACATGGTGGTTCAGGTGGATCAGGTGGCGGATTCGGAGGTGGATCTGGTGGATCAGGTGGCGGATCACATGGTGGTTCAGGTGGATCAGATGGCGGATTCGGTGGTGGATCTGGTGGATCAGGTGGCGGATTCGGAGTTGGATCTGGTGGATCAGGTGGCGGATCACATGGTGGTTCAGGTGGATCAGATGGCGGATTCGGTGGTGAATTTGGTGGATCAGGTGGCGGATTCGGTGGTGAATTTAGTGGATCAGGTGGCGGATCACATGGTGGTTCAGGTGGATCAGATGGCGGATTCGGTGGTGGATCTGGTGGATCAGGTGGCGGATTCGGAGTTGGATCTGGTGGATCAGGTGGCGGATCACATGGTGGTTCAGGTGGATCAGATGGCGGATTCGGTGGTGGATCTGGTGGATCAG GTGGCGGATCACATGGTGGTTCAGGTGGATCAGATGGCGGATTCGGTGGTGGATCTGGTGGATCAG GTGGGGGATCACATGGTGGTTCTAGTGGATCAGGTGGTGAATTCGGTGGTGGATTTGGTGGATCAGGTGGCGGATCACATGGTGGTTCAGGTGGATCAGATGGCGGATTCGGTGGTGGATCTGGTGGATCAGGTGGGGGATCACATGGTGGTTCTAGTGGATCAGATGGCGGATTCGGTGGTGGATCTGGTGGATCAGGTGGGGGATCACATGGTGGTTCAGGTGGATCAGGTGACGGATTCGGTGGTGGATCTGGTGGCGGATCCGATGGTGGATCAGGTGGATCAGGTGGCGAGTTCGGTGGTGGATCTGGTGGATCATTTGGCGGATCACATGGAGGTTCAGGTGGATCAGGTGGGGGATCCGGTGGTGGATCTGGTGGATCAGGTGGCGGATCCGATGGTGGATCAGGTAGTGGTTCAGGTGGATCAGGTGGCGGATTCGGTGGGGGATCTGGTGGATCACATGGTGGTTCAGGTGCATCAGGTGGGGGATCCGGTGGTGGATCTAGTGGATCAGGTGGCGGATCACATGGTGGTTCAGGTGGAGGATTCGGTGGTGGATCTGGTGGATCAGGTGGCGGATCACATGGTGGTTCAGGTGGATCAGGTGGGAGATCCGGTGGTGGATCAAGTGGCGGATCCGATGGTGGATCAGGTGGCGGATTCGGTGGTGGACTTGATATTGGACTCGGTTTTGGAACTGATGGACCTGGTGGATCAGGATCTGGTATTGAACTCGGTTTGGGACTTGGTGGTGGACCTGGTATTGAGCTCGGGTTTGGAACTGATGGACCTGGTGGATTCGGTGGTGAACCTGGTGGATCAGGAGGTGGATTCGGTGGTGGACCTGGTGGATCAGGTGGCGGATCACATGGTGGTTCAGGTGGATCAGGTGGCGGATccggtggtggttctggtggatCAGGTGGTGGATTCGATGGTGGATCAGGTGGTGGTTCAGGTGTATCAGGTGGCGGATTCGGTGGTGGACTTGATATTGGACTCGGTTTTGGAGCTGGTGATGGACCTGGTGGGTCAGGAGGTGGACTTGGTGGATCAGTTGGCGGATTCGGTGGTCGACCTGGTGGATCAGATGGTGGATTCGGTGATGGATCAGGTGGGTCAGGTGGATTCGGTGGCGGATTCGGAGGTGGACCAGGAGGTGGATTCGGTGGTGGATCAGGTGGATCAGGTGGATCAGGTGGATTCGGTGGCGGATTCGGTGGTGGACCAGGAGGTGGATTCGGTGGTGGATCAGGTGGATCAGGTGGATTCGGTGGCGGATTCGGTGGTGGACCAGGAGGTGGATTCGGTGGTGGATCAGGTGGATCAGGTGGTGGATctggtggtggagcaggtggaTCTGGTGGCGGGGTCAGTGGTGGAGgggccggcggcggcggcgtcaacCTACAGGACAAGGCCGTGTTCATCATTCACCCTGACTTCTTCAAGACCGGCGCGGGCGCCGGCCTGACGGGCCTGCCGGAAGTGACGGAGCCCATTATTATCGTGAGTGACAATAAATTTGCCCAGGGTGGGGGTGGGGCTGGCGTAGGTTTCAGTAATGCTCTGGGCGGAGGAGGGTTTGCGGGAGCCTTTAGCAGCGTGAACAGGCTGggagaggctgctgctgctgacacCACAGCGGCTCACTCAAGCGGTGCTGCATCAACTGCTACCGCCGAAGAAGTAAGTACATCCTCTGGTAAAAGTGGATCGACCTCGACCAGTGCCATTGAAAGCGCTTCATCCTTAGGCAGTGCCTCAATAAGCGCTTCTTCTCCAAGCAGTGAAGGCTTCGTTGCATCCACCTTCAGCTCCAACGGATTGACTGTTGGAAGTGCGACAGGTGATTCTACCTCTGCCTCGAGTGGATCATTTGGAAGAAGTACCATCGAAAATGTCTCATCCTCAGCTAGTGCCGCTGAAGGAGCATCTTCAAGTGGTGCTACAAAGAGTGCTTCATTCTCCAGTGCAAGTGAATCATCGGGCAGCGCCACTGATGGTGCTTCTTTTTTAACTAGTGCTTCCGAAGGTGGTTCATCCTCCCACGGATCAGTTTCCTCAGGGAGTGGAACTGAAGGCGCCTTTTTATTTGATGCAAGTGGATCTTCCCTAGGCAGTGCGGCTGAAGTTGATACTTCTTTAGGCAGTGCCGCTGAAGTAGCCTCCTCAAGCAGTGCCACTGAAGTGGCCTCCTCAGGCAGTGCCGCTGAAGTGACCTTCTCAGGTAGTGCCGCTGAAGTGGCCTCCTCAAGCGGTGCCGCTGAAGTGACCTCCTCAAATAGTGCCGCTGAAGTGACCTCAAGCAATGCCGCTGCAGCGGCTTCCTCAGGCAGTGCCGCTGAAGGTGTTTCTTCTTCGAGCAGTGGAGGGTTCGATGCATCTACATTCAACTCTAGAAAACTATCTGTAGAAAGCAGCACAAAagattcttcatcttcttccagcAGAAAAGGTGGAGTTCTAACAATTACTTCCTCTAGCTTGGATGGATCATCTGGTATCAACAAAGCGGTAACTGATGAGTCGTCTGGCAGGGGACAATCAGTTCTCGATAGTGGAGCATCAGGAGGaacaaaaaatattgaaaaggcAGCCAATGCAAAACCAGCTTCTTCGGGTCAAATTGGGCTGAATGGATTTAGCACGTCCTTCAGTGAAGGCGGATCACAACAGTTTATAATATCCTCTAGTGGAGACGCATCCAGGTTTGACTCCCACAGATTTTCCAGCAGTGGATCCGGTGGCTCTTCAAGCAGTGGGGCGTCAAGCAGTGCCATTTTGCACAGCCAAAGCGGTGGTGACTTAAAACTGCAGGCACCGGACCAGTTACTGAAGATTCTCAATCCAGGCCAAACAGCTCGCGGGCTTCAGGGTATCCGCGGCAGTTCGGGCCAGGGCGGGGCTGTCTTCTTTACGCAGGAAACTGACCTGGCCTCTTCCCAGGGCGGCAAAACCTCCATCACACAACTGCCAGTCACTCGCGTCACCACCGTGACACACCTCCCTGACGATTCTAAGCAAGGCTCTTCCATCTTGAAAATAGCTGGCAGTTCCACGGGCTTCAAGAATAACCAGAACGTGTTCACAAGCCCACCGTCAGGTGCTGCACGATTCTTTGCATCAGCATCAAACACAAAAACTTTTCAGGCGAGTGGCAAGAAGTCAGCAGGAAACAAAATTGTTAGCATATCCGGCTCAGGAACACTCACGACTCTTCCTACTGGTGACACTGTCCTCGCCTTGGGCAGCAAACAACCCATTGCAATTTCCACTTCCCAGGGCGTCATCAGGAACAGCCGGAGGACCGCGCCCTTTTCCACCACCAACTCGAGGCAGCAACGACCGAGGCGAATCCGAGGGCGGCTTCTGAGGTCACTCTAA